From a region of the bacterium genome:
- a CDS encoding NADH-quinone oxidoreductase subunit I produces the protein MVQYLADIKDALWSVAKGMRVTIRHIYKKPVTLQYPDERQVMPERFRGFVHNDMTKCDSCNICAKLCPVDCIYIESVGKAKDRMMTRYAIDYNKCIWCSLCTENCHTGSITMSHDYDHAVYDRKSLVYEFMDPTEQLIPCHRQTRIDMGWWVEPKEEKPAGKASDDKGEES, from the coding sequence ATGGTCCAGTACCTCGCAGACATAAAGGATGCCCTCTGGTCGGTGGCGAAGGGCATGCGCGTCACCATCAGGCACATCTACAAGAAGCCGGTGACGCTGCAGTACCCGGACGAGCGCCAGGTCATGCCCGAGCGCTTCCGGGGCTTCGTCCACAACGACATGACGAAGTGCGACAGCTGCAACATCTGCGCCAAGCTGTGTCCGGTGGACTGCATCTACATCGAGAGCGTCGGCAAGGCGAAGGACCGCATGATGACGCGGTACGCCATCGACTACAACAAGTGCATCTGGTGCTCGCTGTGCACCGAGAACTGCCACACCGGCTCGATCACCATGAGCCACGACTACGACCACGCCGTCTACGACCGCAAGTCGCTGGTCTACGAGTTCATGGACCCGACCGAGCAGCTCATTCCCTGCCACCGCCAGACCCGCATCGACATGGGCTGGTGGGTGGAGCCCAAGGAGGAGAAGCCGGCGGGCAAGGCCTCCGACGACAAGGGAGAGGAATCGTGA
- the nuoK gene encoding NADH-quinone oxidoreductase subunit NuoK, protein MNVGLPHFLTVSAVLFSLGLFAVMARRNAVGILMGVELMLNAANINFVAFSRYVEHGIDGQMMAAFVIVLAAAEAAVALAIVLAMFRNFGTVHADTVQSLKR, encoded by the coding sequence GTGAACGTCGGACTGCCCCATTTCCTGACCGTCAGCGCGGTGCTGTTCAGCCTCGGCCTGTTCGCCGTCATGGCGCGCCGCAACGCCGTCGGGATCCTGATGGGCGTCGAGCTCATGCTCAACGCCGCGAACATCAACTTCGTGGCCTTCTCCCGCTACGTCGAGCACGGCATCGACGGCCAGATGATGGCCGCCTTCGTGATCGTGCTCGCCGCCGCGGAGGCGGCCGTCGCCCTCGCCATCGTGCTGGCGATGTTCCGGAACTTCGGCACGGTCCACGCGGACACCGTGCAGAGCCTGAAGCGATAG
- a CDS encoding NADH-quinone oxidoreductase subunit J encodes MTSDLIFILLALLTVVPAIWVVFSPNIVHAGFALLFTLFGAAGLYAFLGADFIAVAQLMVYVGGVLVLVLFTVMMTRVPQHGKRPRGLDRLVPAAVFAALVFAVLYKVVTAVQWNGTWQTPEATTAEIGTNFMTSFIFPFEYVSLVLLAAMLGAAILIRESRTRDPHPEDAAPAAPGAPAENTEVQA; translated from the coding sequence GTGACCTCCGACCTGATCTTCATCCTGCTGGCCCTGCTGACCGTCGTGCCGGCGATCTGGGTCGTCTTCAGCCCGAACATCGTGCACGCGGGCTTCGCCCTGCTGTTCACGCTCTTCGGCGCGGCCGGCCTGTACGCCTTTCTCGGCGCCGACTTCATCGCCGTCGCCCAGCTGATGGTGTACGTGGGCGGCGTGCTGGTGCTGGTGCTCTTCACCGTCATGATGACGCGGGTGCCGCAGCACGGGAAGCGGCCGCGCGGCCTGGACCGGCTGGTGCCGGCGGCCGTCTTCGCGGCCCTCGTCTTCGCGGTGCTGTACAAGGTCGTCACGGCCGTGCAGTGGAACGGCACCTGGCAGACGCCCGAGGCCACCACGGCGGAGATCGGCACCAACTTCATGACCAGCTTCATCTTCCCCTTCGAGTACGTGTCGCTGGTGCTGCTGGCGGCCATGCTCGGTGCGGCGATCCTGATCCGCGAGAGCAGAACGCGCGACCCGCACCCGGAGGACGCGGCGCCGGCCGCTCCGGGCGCCCCGGCGGAGAACACGGAGGTGCAGGCGTGA
- the nuoH gene encoding NADH-quinone oxidoreductase subunit NuoH — MSDQALHISGAVTMAVIMFTVMALCAIVFTYMERKVSAYLQSRYGPMRTGGFHGWAQAVADMLKILGKEDIIPAEADKGLFMFAPILVLLGSLLAWAAFPWAPGFVAADLDLGLFYIFAVSSMVVVGILMAGWASNNKWALYGAARGAAQMVSYEIPLALATIPVIMYTGSLKTSEIVIAQQGGIMHWFVFRDPFLFIAFFVYFISSIAETNRGPFDMPETESELVAGYHTEYTGMRFAFFFLAEYANLFLVSMIASMVFLGGWWAPLPFLDFLPPALTFVIKGFLMVFANMWVRWTLPRVRVDQLMHLCWKVLIPITLVCVVGSGLIQMAFGSPN; from the coding sequence ATGTCGGACCAGGCGCTGCATATCTCGGGCGCCGTGACCATGGCCGTGATCATGTTCACGGTGATGGCGCTCTGCGCGATCGTGTTCACCTACATGGAGCGCAAGGTCTCGGCCTACCTGCAGAGCCGCTACGGTCCCATGCGGACCGGCGGCTTCCACGGCTGGGCCCAGGCCGTCGCGGACATGCTGAAGATCCTCGGCAAGGAGGACATCATTCCCGCCGAGGCCGACAAGGGCCTGTTCATGTTCGCGCCGATCCTGGTGCTGCTCGGGTCGCTGCTCGCATGGGCGGCCTTCCCCTGGGCGCCCGGCTTCGTGGCCGCCGACCTCGACCTCGGCCTGTTCTACATCTTCGCCGTCAGCAGCATGGTCGTCGTGGGCATCCTCATGGCGGGCTGGGCCTCGAACAACAAGTGGGCCCTGTACGGCGCGGCCCGCGGCGCGGCGCAGATGGTCAGCTACGAGATCCCGCTGGCCCTGGCCACGATCCCCGTGATCATGTACACCGGCTCGCTGAAGACCTCGGAGATCGTGATCGCCCAGCAGGGCGGCATCATGCACTGGTTCGTCTTCCGCGACCCGTTCCTCTTCATCGCCTTCTTCGTGTACTTCATCTCGTCGATCGCCGAGACCAACCGCGGGCCCTTCGACATGCCGGAGACCGAGTCCGAGCTCGTGGCCGGCTACCACACCGAGTACACCGGCATGCGCTTCGCGTTCTTCTTCCTCGCGGAGTACGCCAACCTGTTCCTGGTGAGCATGATCGCCTCGATGGTCTTCCTGGGCGGCTGGTGGGCGCCGCTGCCGTTCCTGGACTTCCTGCCGCCGGCCCTGACGTTCGTGATCAAGGGCTTCCTGATGGTCTTCGCCAACATGTGGGTGCGCTGGACGCTGCCCCGCGTGCGCGTCGACCAGTTGATGCACCTGTGTTGGAAGGTCCTGATCCCCATCACGCTGGTGTGCGTGGTCGGGTCCGGACTGATCCAGATGGCCTTCGGGTCGCCGAACTGA